From Drosophila subpulchrella strain 33 F10 #4 breed RU33 unplaced genomic scaffold, RU_Dsub_v1.1 Primary Assembly Seq354, whole genome shotgun sequence, the proteins below share one genomic window:
- the LOC119560842 gene encoding FERM, ARHGEF and pleckstrin domain-containing protein 2 isoform X2, which produces MSLADMGTASRSAGGGGGGRHYDLSTGGGGAHPVGGLSGGRMTHSLSTPSGVDGTPSTPRHRGGKKLTVRIQMLDDSITMFQVQAKALGRVLFEQVCRQLNLLEADYFGLEYQEVSTHTKYWLDLEKPMNRQVGLSLIDPVLRFCIKFYTPDPAQLEEEYTRYLFCLQVKRDLATGSLQCNDNTAALMASYIVQASCGDFVPEDYPDHTYLSSYRFVPHQDATMQRKIMENHKKHVGQSPAEADLNLLETARRCELYGMKMHQAKDVEGVPLNLAVAHMGITVFQNITRINTFSWAKIRKISFKRKRFLVKLHPEGYGYYKDTVEFFFEGRNECKNFWKKCVENHGFFRCTAVQNTPRRKTRVLSRGSSFRYSGKTQKQIIEFVRENYVKRQNFQRSQSFRQGPLNASSRSQSHTYVNSSISANPLLPIDTAAWDYRNQCSDSMTPSLTKKAADTLDRRRDNPIDHMRSQVTAAQVEIYQTKNYAADSPTSPEEAECSAAAAERQHHSAVAMDQMNSNRSLSPQGPQSWTSPSHSSHLQQRGPDQARVHPGDHNLDVYHGINGNMSLDRRGEITTPPTRYDLTLGSDKSSSLSRSEAGTYDVIQAEIQHAKRQELATGVATAAHQNGHNGNGNVHPLSTQHDIEAEVKKRKWPTEPSYFLAKELLMTERTYKKDLDVLNTTFRQVLSLGDVEQLQPLFELLDSLAQHHNLFLRDIEHRLVQWEGRGGHDAHRIGDVMMKHMAALPIYDEYVQTHLDILHCLNDMYEADERFRQVYKEFEQQKVCYLPIGELLLKPLNRLLHYQLILERLCDYYAEEHTDYADCQAVHHLLVRSTKEIRAHLPDSANFVELCELQRDISFEQLVQPHRRLIRQGCLLKHSKRGLQQRMFFLFSDLLLYGSKSPLDQSFRILGHVPVRSLLTENAEHNTFSIFGGQCAITVSAGTTAEKTLWLAELSKAAADMKNRPPNMQLQLTTLKNCSSSEEGLDLLGLTNGNNSSLNSSVNGGGPLTPQQQQLQLQQQQQNRTQPSRSNTALHVCWHRGATVGLGDHLIAAEHQLSGYLLRKFKNSSGWQKLWVVFTSFCLYFYKSYQDEFALASLPLLGYTVGPPGHQDAVQKEFVFKLSFKNHVYFFRAESAHTYNRWLEVLRSTTQTQDFKNIHSHAVLGN; this is translated from the exons ATGTCCCTGGCCGACATGGGCACAGCCTCTCGATCCGccggcggcggaggaggaggaagacACTATGATCTCTCCACGGGAGGAGGTGGGGCTCATCCGGTGGGTGGTCTGTCCGGAGGTCGCATGACGCACTCCCTCAGCACTCCTTCCGGGGTGGATGGCACTCCTTCCACTCCACGGCACCGAGGCGGGAAGAAACTGACTGTTCGCATCCAGATGCTGGACGACTCGATCACCATGTTCCAAGTACAG GCAAAGGCTCTGGGACGTGTGCTGTTTGAACAAGTTTGCCGCCAGCTAAATTTACTGGAGGCCGACTACTTTGGCTTGGAATACCAGGAAGTGTCCACACATACCAAATATTGGCTGGATCTGGAGAAGCCGATGAATCGCCAGGTGGGCCTCTCACTCATCGATCCAGTGCTGCGCTTTTGCATCAAGTTCTATACTCCCGATCCAGCGCAACTAGAAGAGGAGTATACCAG GTATTTGTTCTGCCTGCAAGTCAAACGGGACTTGGCTACGGGTAGTTTGCAGTGCAATGACAATACGGCGGCCCTGATGGCCAGCTACATTGTACAAGCTTCATGCGGCGACTTTGTGCCCGAGGACTATCCCGACCACACGTATCTGTCGTCATACCGCTTTGTGCCCCACCAGGATGCCACAATGCAGCGCAAGATTATGGAAAACCACAAAAAGCATGT CGGTCAGTCCCCGGCAGAGGCGGATCTTAACCTTTTGGAGACGGCACGGAGGTGTGAGCTTTACGGGATGAAAATGCATCAGGCAAAGGACGTGGAGGGGGTGCCACTTAATCTAGCTGTTGCCCACATGGGCATCACAGTCTTCCAGAACATCACGCGCATCAACACCTTCTCTTGGGCAAAGATACGCAAGATTTCCTTCAAGCGCAAGCGCTTTCTGGTCAAACTGCACCCCGAGGGTTAT GGATATTACAAGGACACCGTGGAGTTCTTTTTCGAAGGCCGAAACGAGTGCAAGAACTTTTGGAAGAAATGCGTTGAAAATCATGGATTCTTCCGGTGCACAGCCGTACAAAACACGCCTAGGCGCAAAACTCGCGTGTTGTCACGGGGCAGCTCATTCCG CTATAGCGGCAAGACGCAGAAGCAGATTATCGAGTTTGTGCGCGAGAATTACGTAAAGCGTCAAAACTTCCAAAG GTCTCAGTCATTCCGGCAAGGGCCACTGAATGCTAGTAGCCGAAGTCAATCGCATACGTATGTGAATTCCAGCATTTCAGCCAATCCCCTACTCCCAATTGACACTG CGGCATGGGACTATCGCAATCAATGCAGCGACTCGATGACCCCTTCTCTGACGAAGAAGGCAGCGGATACCTTGGATCGCCGACGAGACAATCCTATCGACCACATGCGTTCTCAA GTCACAGCAGCCCAGGTGGAGATCTATCAGACGAAGAACTATGCAGCGGACTCGCCAACCTCCCCGGAGGAAGCGGAATgctcggcggcggcggcggaaCGGCAACACCACTCGGCAGTGGCTATGGACCAAATGAATTCGAACCGCTCGCTTTCGCCCCAGGGTCCGCAGTCGTGGACTTCGCCCAGCCACAGCAGCCACCTCCAACAGCGCGGTCCCGATCAGGCTCGTGTGCATCCAGGCGATCACAATTTAG ATGTCTACCATGGTATAAATGGCAATATGTCGTTGGACAGGCGTGGGGAGATTACCACTCCTCCCACACGTTACGACCTCACCTTAGGATCGGATAAGTCCTCCTCGCTCTCCCGATCCGAGGCTGGCACATATGACGTAATCCAGGCTGAGATTCAGCACGCCAAGCGCCAGGAGCTGGCCACCGGCGTTGCCACCGCCGCACACCAGAATGGGCACAATGGGAACGGAAATGTGCATCCACTGAGCACGCAGCACGACATTGAGGCGGAGGTGAAGAAACGCAAGTGGCCGACCGAGCCCAGCTACTTTTTGGCCAAGGAGCTGTTGATGACGGAGCGCACATACAAGAAGGACCTGGATGTGCTGAACACGACCTTTCGGCAGGTCCTGAGTCTTGGGGATGTGGAGCAACTGCAGCCCCTATTCGAACTGCTCGACTCTTTGGCCCAGCACCACAATCTCTTTCTGCGCGACATCGAGCACCGATTGGTGCAGTGGGAGGGACGTGGCGGACACGATGCCCATCGCATCGGAGACGTGATGATGAAGCACATGGCAGCTCTGCCCATCTACGATGAGTACGTACAGACGCACCTGGACATCCTGCACTGCTTGAACGACATGTACGAGGCGGATGAGCGCTTCCGCCAGGTGTACAAGGAGTTTGAGCAGCAGAAGGTGTGCTATCTGCCCATCGGTGAGCTTCTGCTAAAGCCCCTCAACCGCCTGTTGCACTACCAGCTCATCCTGGAGCGCCTTTGCGATTATTATGCGGAGGAGCACACCGACTACGCGGACTGCCAGGCTGTGCACCACTTGCTCGTTCGTAGCACTAAGGAGATCCGGGCCCATCTCCCCGATTCCGCCAACTTTGTGGAGCTGTGCGAGCTGCAACGTGACATCAGCTTTGAGCAATTGGTCCAGCCCCACCGCCGTCTCATCCGCCAGGGTTGCCTGTTGAAGCACTCAAAGCGCGGTCTGCAGCAGAGGATGTTCTTCCTGTTCTCTGACCTGCTGCTCTACGGGTCTAAGTCCCCACTGGACCAGAGCTTCCGCATCCTGGGCCATGTTCCTGTGAGATCGCTGCTCACCGAGAACGCCGAGCACAACACCTTTTCCATCTTCGGCGGACAGTGTGCCATCACGGTGAGTGCGGGTACCACTGCCGAGAAGACCCTTTGGCTGGCCGAGCTTTCCAAGGCGGCGGCGGATATGAAGAACCGACCGCCAAACATGCAACTGCAACTGACGACGCTTAAAAACTGCA GTTCTTCGGAGGAGGGTCTGGACCTGTTAGGTCTGACCAACGGAAACAACAGCAGCTTGAACAGCAGCGTGAACGGTGGCGGACCGCTGAccccgcagcagcagcagttgcagctgcagcaacagcaacaaaaccGGACGCAGCCGTCCCGAAGCAATACCGCTCTGCACGTCTGCTGGCATCGTGGCGCCACCGTAGGATTGGGCGATCATCTAATAGCCGCCGAGCACCAGTTGTCAGGGTACCTACTGCGCAAGTTCAAGAATAGCTCAGGCTGGCAGAAACTCTGGGTGGTGTTCACCTCCTTCTGCCTGTACTTCTACAAGAGCTACCAGGACGAGTTCGCCCTGGCCAGCCTGCCGCTGCTGGGCTACACAGTGGGTCCCCCTGGCCACCAAGACGCCGTTCAGAAGGAGTTTGTCTTTAAGCTCTCCTTCAAAAACCATGTATACTTCTTTCGGGCAGAGAGCGCCCACACCTACAACAG ATGGCTGGAGGTGCTGCGCAGCACCACTCAAACCCAGGACTTCAAAAATATTCACAGTCACGCTGTGTTAGGCAACTAG